From the Rhinoraja longicauda isolate Sanriku21f chromosome 5, sRhiLon1.1, whole genome shotgun sequence genome, the window ttatagatgtcaacttatttacatcggcgaaaccaagcgcaggctcggcgatcgcttcgctgaacacctgcgctcggtctgcattaaccaaactgatctcccggtggccgagcacttcaactccccctcccattcccagtctgacctttctgtcatgggcctcctccagtgccatagtgaggcccaccggaaattggaggaacagcacctcatatttcgcctgggcagtttgcagcccagtggtatgaacatcgacttctccaactttagatagttcctctgtccctcccttcccctcctccttcccagatctccctctatcttcctttctccacctatatccttcctttgtcccgcccccctgacatcagtctgaagaagggtctcgacccgaaacgtcacccattccttctctcccgagatgctgcctaacctgctgagttactccagcattttgtgaattaatcttATGTAGAATTTGTTTTGAGGTTGGTAGTTTTGAAAATGAGATAGCCATCCAATGCATAtaagtgggggagtccagaaccaggggccacagtcttagaataaaggggaggccatttaaaactgaggtgagaaggaactttttcacccagagagttgtgaatttgtggaattctctgccacacagggcagtggaggccaaatcactggatggatttaagagagagtggaatcaagggatatggaatcaagggatatggggagaatgcaggcacgggttactgattgtggatgatcagccatgatcacaatgaatggcggtgctggctcgaagggccgaatggcctccttctgcacctattttctatgtttttctgtttCTAAGTAAAGGGGAGCATTTTGTTTCCAGAATAAAACACCACGATCAACATCtttaataaaatcaatttgtgccAAGGCGATTTGGAAGGTCCAGAAAATAGAACCTATTTAGGTTTTCATCCAATTGTTTAAGGGACAGCAACTATTCACAGTCAAAACCAAAATCAGAAACATAAGTGTTTCGATTGAATACATCAAATGGATTGTAATATAAATATACCTAACTTTTCAGCAGTTTGTTGCATCTAACAAATTAACAGTTTTCGTAAGGCACCCCATTGAACAGCTAATTTCTGTAAGCTCCACCTTGCACTTCAGTTGGTCCTTTAGAGAGATCAGCTGATGTAAGCTCCCGGGCAGgaggcagtattttgcttttcagtTCATTCGGCCTGTGGGTTAAATTCATGCAGTAGCTATTTTATTTCTGTAACGGCGTGCATATTTCTGTAACGGCACTTTTGCAGAATGTTTTTACAGCTGCATAAGTCGTATTAGCTAAATGCAAGTCATTTTCAAAACTGAAAAATATTTGTAAGCTTTTTTTTTGTGCACTCCGGCATCTAGTTTTTGTTTGCTTACTGCATTTCAAGAGGATTAATACAAACTATCAGAACAAACTAAGGGCACCATCGACTAAGTTGTATTTGGCAGAGCATTCTGAAAGTTTGCTGTTACCAAGCCCGGTAATATTTTCACATGGTGCATTGATGTGAAATTACAGACTTGCCATTGTGGGATACCACGGTGTTACTTTGTCCTTTAGATTAAAAGGTTCCTATTCCATAACATGGCAGCGGTGGATAGTTTCGAACTACTGTACTGGCAGGTTGCCAGGACGTGTAATGTCTACTCTGATGCATTAACCGTTCTGGGAGCATGGTATGTGGCAAAGACAAGCATCTGCTTTGTTTGTGATATTTACAGTATGGTCAGACTCCATTTCATCCCGAGACTGATGAGCAGGAAGCACCTGCTCAAACACTATGGGAAATGGGCCATGGTAACTGGTATGTAGCTTTTCTCTGTCTTTAAGTGAATGATGTTGACTTGATAAAGTACCTTTGTGCTCTATTACTGCTAGATTCGCATTGTAAATACAGCTGCAACCAAGACCAAGCAATTCTTTGGATCAGCGCCCAATTCATAAATATCCAATCCCTTACATTTCAGCACAGCTAGCAACAATTTGCTGAAGTTTTATTAATAGTTTCGCAATCAACATGATCAGTCTCGTGAAACAGGTACATGGGATAGCCAAGTGATCCAAATATAAACTGATGAAGATAAAAAAATCCCTGATTCATTTATTTTTACAGCATTGAGGATGCAGTGCTGTAGGATGTGGCTAACTTCAAAGGCATTTAGAGAATGGGGAATGAGCTACCCTTGCCGGAGATTTCGATACTCAAATTCATTTTGAGCATGGTCCATCATGAAAATGGATTGAGATTCTTATGCTTTGTTTTGCTTAACAGTTGGGTTGATCCTTTACATCTGAattacatgcaaaacaaagcaaaagTTCAAAACATTGGCAGGCACACTTGGCACACTTGTTACACTTGTGCAAGTACGCCATAAAAGCGGCAACTATTCAATACTACAATACTTCTTGGGTACTCCCTCAAGTTTAAGGATGAGTTGATTCTTCTCCAAATTAGTGGATCACAAGCTTAATAATGAGACCAGTGTGGGAAATAAAAACTCTTCTGGGATGGGAGATACTAAATTAGATGGGTAAGTGGGTAGTCTGTGAGGTTGTGTGCTCTTTCTGGGCTTTTGTGTGCTCTGAAAGTGTGCGCACAGAGTTCTCAATACCACGCCATGTCCTTTTTGATTTTGAGTATTCATAGGGAAATGGATTCCCAGAATTCAGCAGTCATGTGTATTTTTTTCCcaaggaggctttgagaacatccttgaataTTTCTGTATTGGTAACCTTTTCCCATGAGAGTTCAGAATTTAGAGTTTGTTATGAATGTCCTGTTGTTAGCTTGCAAATAACGTGGCTTGCTCAAAGGAGTCAAATTGGGTACCTGGCCTGTGCATTGAGGTGCATGGAACAGGTAGTTCAAGTCTCTACACCACAGTGGCTACAAGACACAAAAGTACAGAATGAAGTCTTTCTCTTGGTGGTTCACTGCACAAAATATTTTGCAAGATGTAGAAACTTATAGAATGTCATCATCACCTGGAATTTTTCTCATTTGAGAATGCTACACATGGAAATGTTATAGACACAAGTAACATGATGGATTTGaatctggatttaaaaaaaaaaaaagagcccCAACTTTCTACCATTTAAGAATCAATTGTCATCTGTACTGGGAACAGAACAATGCAATTTTTATTTACTGCAACTTTGCAGgctcattaatgcaataacacaacaaataaatacacaaCAATCAATTGTACAAAAAAATTAATAATCAATAGTGCTAGATAACCagcccataatagtgcaaaaccgaaGTATGTAGTGCAAACAAAAGTAAAGTCCATAGTAGATCCGTGCTGAGGTGGTGTTGTGATTTGGGTTTTGCAGCGTTGTTGAAGAGCCTTAATAGTTGCTTTGAAAAGCCGTTCTTGAACTGGTAGTCACAGTTCCCGGGTTCCTCGACTTTCTAGTCAATGGTGGCAATGCgatgagcgtggccagggtggtgtggctctTTGACGATATTGACTACCtttttaaggcagcaattccagtAGATTCCTTGGACGGTGGGGagaagcccaagccagatgggcaggccatatcgtcagaatgcccgagagtcgactgccaaaacggcttctgtatggagaactgtgtcagggcatgcgctcagtaggaggacagaagaaatggtttaaggactgcctcaaagtgtccctcaaagacttgaacatcaacctcagcacttgggagtctcttgctctggaccgtccaacctggcatagcaagctcaccacaagagcccgtgcagcagagaacagacgcactgcagaggcccagaggaaacacaccgcgcgcaaggcccgggctacctccacgtccactgcagcagccatccacttgtgtcctacgtgtaggcgtgccttccgggcccggattggcctcaccagtcacttccggacccacagttacCAATCCTccaattgaaagtgaagtcatggtcatcttcgaacccgaaggacgaacaacaacataccTGATGGACTGGGAAATGTCTACAGCTtttttcattcctgggcgtttgagctatcaaaccagtcagtatgcttttTACTATGTACCTGTCATGGTTCGATACGATATTCGGCCACAtcctgattcttcaatcttccaaggaagcagaggtgttgatgagctttctttatgattggattgatgagttgggcccaggacagatcttcagagatatgcatggccaggaccttgaagttgttgactctcccactaatgcccCATCGATGAAGACATATTTGTGGATCCCCGACTTTCCTTTCCTGACGTCAACAATCGGGTCCTTGCCTTGTTTTCAATCAGGTTATCAATCTCCCACCTGTACACTGACTCATCGTTGCCTGTTATTTATCCAATAGTGGTATTGTCAATGAATTAAAGATTAtgttggagctgtgtctggctacacagttatGGATAGAGAGATAGAGTTCAGAGATGAGCACACAGCCATgaagtgctcctgtgctgatggtcattGAGGAAGAACTGTTGCCAATTGGCACCATTTGAACTCTGCTGATGAGAAAGCCGTGGATCAAGTTGCATCGGGATGCAGAGAGACCCAGTTCGCTGAGTTTGATGATAACTAGAGAATATGATgatgttgaatgccaagctgtagcCGATGAGCAACAGCCAGACGTATGTTAAAGTCTTATTGCTGAAGAGGTCTGGAGCCGAGTCAGTGAAATCACATTGCTGTTTTCAGTCGGCAACTTTGAAATCCTTATGAATAAGAAACAATTCTAATTTACagtcatttatttataatttaaattaaattacaatTTTCAGATTTCAGGGTAATCTAACCCATAATTTACAGTGTGTGTTGTGATAAAGAATATaaagttatttaaaaataaacttcaaTGTTCCCATCAATAAATCAGAGCAACACTTTTATACCCCAACTAACTAAAACAACTTTTTAAAGATTCAGCTCAGCCTAACATTACCACACTGTGCTACACCTTAGGCCTTTATTGTAAAGCTCTACACCAACAATTAAAACAGTGTATGCTGTGTGAATTAGAATATTATCATTGTTTTCTCTCATGTACTCCAAGGAAAGTAATTCCCAGACAGGAAATGTCTTTATGTGCATTGATATCATATTTCTATTACGTGCTGATTTGTGAAGCTAGGTGTTCAAATGTTGGAAATCTTACATTCTACTGTAGTTTGACTTCAGTGCCTTCCCTGTCAAAAGAAATTAATTGGGAAAAAAAGCAATATCATGAGATCTTGTATTCTGAAGGAACAGTAGTCTTCTGAAAGGAAACATTTCTTTGACCTTGATCCATCAATTTATTTGCACACGAGGTACTGCAGATACtagaatgttgagcaaaacacaaatagctggaggaactcagtgggtcaggaagcatctgtgaagggaacggATAGCACCTTTCAGACCGGTCAATTTATTTGCACAACTTCTGTGGACACTGTCATCTTCATGTCAATTCATCATGTTTGTCACTTGGGAATTGCAGGTTGCACTCCCCATTCTGTGGTGGGACGTAACTCCCATCTAATTCCCTGCCAAATCAATTCCCATGGTATACCCAGTTTCACATTGCCTGtgttctcctccctccacccttgagAAAAAGTGCTTCCTACGTGAtgacgttggatgctttcaagagagagctggatggagctcttaaggatagcggagtgaggggatatggggagaaggcaggaacggggtactgattgagagtgatcagccatgattgcattgaatggcggtgctggctcgaagggctgaatggcctactcctgcacctattgtctattgacggtaGTGACCGTTGTCACTCGACCAGAGATGTGCTTGTATTAAAAAGTCACAATTGACCAATAGATGAGATATACGTGGCTTGTGAATCGCAATGGCCACTTTTAATGGATGAAAATAAATATACATTCAGATCGTTCCATTATTAGTACTCACATTTCATATGACAAGAGGTATTTGGTATAATAGAATAGAAAGTAGAATTTTTGTCAGGATATATCTGAAGATCTTAGATAGTTTGTGCAATAATGCGCAGGAATTTTGAATCGACTATCTTATTTTATTCTGTGCAATAAGTTTATATTTGAATAATGTAAAGCGAACACATCTAGAAAGACTATGGTGTAATGTTATGTGACTGGTAATCTTGTATGCCtgccagagaaaaggaatggatttgAATGGAATACATTTATGAAATACATCATACATTACGTAATCAGCATTTATGGAATCCTTTCCTTGAATTTCAAAATATTATTTCTCTGAACATAGTCTCTAGTATGGGTTTTACCGAGTTAGGCCTTGATGATTTCAGTCACTCTACAAAGAGAGTTAACTAATTTAACTTTTAACATTAACTGATCTATCTTTGTTGTCCTCAGGTGCAGCAGCTGGGATTGGTAAAGCCTATGCTGAAGAGCTGGCTAAGCAAGGCATCGATCTGATTCTTATTAGCCATGATCAAAACACGCTGGAAGCCACAGCTGCCAACATTACAAAAAGGTTTAATGTTGAAACCTATATAATCGTAACTGATTTTACTAAAGGACGCGAGATTTACCAACCAATTCAAGAAGCTCTGAAGGATAAGGAAATAGGCATTCTGGTGAATGGTGCAGATGTGCCTGCTGATTATCCACAGTTTTTCTTAAATGTTTCCGAGGACAAACTCTGGGATCTTATCAATGTAAATATTGCTGCAACCAACATGATGATCCGCATAGTGTTACCAGGAATGGTACAAAGGAGGAAGGGAGCGATTGTTAATATTTCTTCAGGGTTTTGCTGCAAGCCAACACCACAGATGGCCACATATTCAAGTGCTAAGGTAAtatctaaatgtttctgcaattgtAATAAGTTGTATAACAATGTTACATTCAGTTTGTAATGCAGTTCTATTACCGAGGTTGTAATGATCTTGGAATCATGTTTTAATTAAAGTGAATTTTAATTGAAAATGACATGCTTTTTGGAAATTGTTTACTTGCTCTCCTTTACTTTCTAGCTAGGAGAACTGGCAGAAACCTGGTGCAATGGCAGGATAAACGATTTACACTGCTGAGTGAAAGAACTGATTACTGAATAAAATGTGCAAAGCTAATTGCTGTTCATTGTAATCTATGGCAACAACCCTTGGATGAGTGGGAGGGGAAAATAAATGTAGCAGAAGATTAAAAGGTTGATAATTAGCATTTCCTTCAGAGAAATCTGTTTTCATAATTGTCTATTTTTACTTTTCAGGTGTATTTAGACCATTTTAGCAGAGCTTTGCACTGTGAATATGCTCCCAAAGGAATCTTTGTTCAGAGCTTATTGCCGTTTTCTATAACAACTAACAGAGATGGGTACGGCGAAGGCGTGCACTTATTTTCCTGGCTAGCACCATCAGTTAATGTGTATGTACGTCATGCAATTTCAACCCTTGGAATATCCAGCAGGACTCCAGGTTACTGGATACATTCAATGCAGGTAATTATCTGAAGGAATGTTGCATTTCAGATTTGAAAATGACATTAAAGTACAAAAGAAAGTTCTTGAGCTCACACAGTACCTTTCATAACCTCAAGGCATCCTAAAGTACATTTCTCAGTGAATGTAATACATTGATGTATAACCCTTCACTTGTACAGGAAGGCCTCACCAACAAATAATTTAGATGAACAAACTAGTAATGGTTTATTGATAAGCACATTAATGCTTGGATTTGAGGAGCTCTGcaactctttcaacaaagatacAATCGATCGTTTTTGCAACTCATTTGAGAGGTCAGCAAAGGCGTATTGTTTCTGCGGGTAGTCGGAACCTACTAAATGCAGCACAAACTTGTTCTGTACTTTAACATTGCTCTACATTATTTATCatgcgtataagatcatgagaggattaaattgggtaaatgcacagtcttttatccagagtaggggaatcaagaaccagaggacataggtttaaggtgaggggggaacgattaataggaacctgcgggaCAACTTTTTTATACATTGGGTGGTGGATGTGGCCAGAGGAGGTaagagacaggtactatcacaacatttaaaaaatatttggacaatgcatggataggaaaggattggagggatatgggccaaatgcaggtaggtgggactagtgtagatggggaaagttggttggcgtaggcaagttggaccgaagagcctatttccacactgtatgacactttTAAGCTTCTGGAATGAAACTGGAACTTTGCCTAAGTGTGACCTGCAGTTATTTCTTATTTCACAAATGTATTAACAACCATAATGATAATAGGCATCACCtgcattttgaaaggaaattattCATTTTAAGCCAAAGTTCCCTGCAACTAAACGGCTTGTCAAGGAGCCATGATTTTGTAGAAATTAGCCATGCTCTCATCCCTAATTAGAAGGATGCGCTCAGATCTCCAAGACATGAGAATGTAGCCTACATTGATGTTAAACTTTGTCTCATGTGAGAGTTTAGATAGTTGTTGAAGTATCTAACCCCATAATCTTTCGTCAATTACACAACATTAATGTAATAATTCATGGTATTAAAGGGAACTGAGCAAATGCATGTTATCAAATGTAAAAGCCTTGgtacagattgattagtaggactggatgttacaatccctaaggttttgcgctgcaattgactggtgttgttcttggggatgaccactaggtgataccattcagacacatcttcagttgtgttcctcaaagtcactgggtgtttcggccttttatcacaagacaccctcagtcgagtcAGGCGCACAGCAGGGtaatcagacctgggtgtgtgtcttatggttagcaataaaaccgcgcttttgcggttgcagctcctagactgtggaacagcatccctctccccatcagaactgccccctccatcgactcctttaagtccaggctcaaaacctatttctactccctagcatttgaggccctctgagagggtgctgtgaactgtttaaatatgtgctgttatgtttgtgtgccattgtatattcgtttttcttagtacctgaactgatgtacagcactttggtcaacgtgggttgtttttaaatgtgctatacaaataaaattgacttgacttgacaatataaCTGTTGACAAACTGTGTTAAGAATAGATGATGACTAAAGGTGAGTAAAATCAAAGTTATGAATGAGATTACCAAAAGAGGTTCAAGTCTCAGCAATGCAACAGATAACAAAGGTGGTAAAGAGAGAAAAAGTGAGTATGTGAGAGAGTTAATAAAAACAAAGGTGAATGAACTGAGATTGCAATGTgaaaaaattacattttaaaggaTAAAGATACTTGTTGAACAACTGAATAAAGAACTGTTGATTAGTGAGTAGTTAGATATGTATGGATTATGAAAAGATGGATGCTGACGTAGAGGAGGTTGGGGTTCCAGAGAGATCTGAGAAGCATCAAAAAGATGAAAATATCAGGACAAATAGAGCCAAGGGAATGTCAAAGCACTATGATATAATAATTATGTGCATCAAGGTGAAACAGCTGTACTGTTTGAGGTCATAACTTGCAGAAAGAAAGATTGCTTTAGTTGTTGGAGATCAATCATCTCATCCCATTATATCATCATCAGAGTTCCTCAGGGCCATGTCCTCAGCCCAACATTCTTACATTCATGTTGCAACACAAGGGCAGAAGTGAGAAATTCTCCAGTTGCACAATATTacaattctattttttttaaagaaaaacactGCAGCAGCAGATGAGAAGCTGGATATGCTGAGGTGAATGACATTCTTCGTGACATCCCAAAGCAGAGTTTAGGAATCTTTTGGAATACTCTCTGTTTGTCTGGATGAGTGCAACACTGTCCATGACTTGGGACAGTTTGATGGTGACACAAtatactgtagatgctggaatcttgagcaaaaatcaaactgttggaggaactcagcaggtgaggataTAGTGGCAGTGTGAGCATATACTCAGCTTGGCTACTTGGATGGCATGCCTTAAGTCAGTCCCCTCTGACCAAAATGGGCAGTGCCTTTTACAACTACGGATATAGTAATGCAGTGGGCATTCTTCCAATTCATGCGAAAGGATGAAATAAATGTCTAACTTCATTCAGCTCTTGCTGTTTTGCTGTAGAGGTGTACACCATCATTAATTGAAAGGAATTGATTCTGTGAAACTAAACGTTTATAGTTCTTTCAacattatttttctttctctttgcagTTCTTATTTGTCCAGTACATACCTGAATGGCTGTGGATATGGGGAGCTACACTCATGAACAATAGATTGTCCAAATGTGCAACACTCAAATCATAAAACAAAGGACATGCTGGCTGTCAGATAATCGTTTGTGTATCATACTACAACAACCCAAGACTTTGTTTATCTATTAAGCAGCATCATTACTGTGAGATTTCTGTTAAATAATTGTTCCATTCTGAAAATTATTGAGGTGACACAAGCAACTTTATATCACGTTGACACCATCAAGAGCCTCAGAATGAAAATACTATCTGTATCATACTGGTGTCATTATCTATATCGTTGCTGTCAACTGTTTCTAAACTAACAGATGCCATTAAACAAATTGCTTTGTCGTGTTAATCCAACAAATTGGTAAACTATACTATTTAACAAATCCCAAGTTCACAATAGTATATCTAGGCAAaacatatatttttaataataatcTCCTAAATTCTAACTTCCTTCTAAATGTTTTGCAAGGTAAAACAACAATGGAGATTTGTTTTGTTGGTGGGGGTAAGGTTGGGGAATTGATTGGCCTGCAGGTATATAAGTAATGAAAATATATCAGACTTTCCAATACTTTCTGAGTTTAAACCAGTGGCTTAGAAATGTGAAAAATTAAAATTTCTGGTGTTGATGTTGCTTGTAAAGAAGTATAAATTCATATTTTTGTAAAATATATGTATTTGAGAATTGCCTATTACTATCCTCTAAAGTATAATTGGCATAATTGGTTGACTTCATAAATGAATTAGCTCAAAAAAATAGTTTTGGGCCATAAAATGCTGGTTTTCATGTTGTTTTGTTGTTGACTTTATTACTTTTCATTTGATGTCTTTT encodes:
- the hsdl1 gene encoding inactive hydroxysteroid dehydrogenase-like protein 1 isoform X1, giving the protein MAAVDSFELLYWQVARTCNVYSDALTVLGAWYVAKTSICFVCDIYSMVRLHFIPRLMSRKHLLKHYGKWAMVTGAAAGIGKAYAEELAKQGIDLILISHDQNTLEATAANITKRFNVETYIIVTDFTKGREIYQPIQEALKDKEIGILVNGADVPADYPQFFLNVSEDKLWDLINVNIAATNMMIRIVLPGMVQRRKGAIVNISSGFCCKPTPQMATYSSAKVYLDHFSRALHCEYAPKGIFVQSLLPFSITTNRDGYGEGVHLFSWLAPSVNVYVRHAISTLGISSRTPGYWIHSMQFLFVQYIPEWLWIWGATLMNNRLSKCATLKS
- the hsdl1 gene encoding inactive hydroxysteroid dehydrogenase-like protein 1 isoform X2, giving the protein MEKEGHETMWVLKASGAAAGIGKAYAEELAKQGIDLILISHDQNTLEATAANITKRFNVETYIIVTDFTKGREIYQPIQEALKDKEIGILVNGADVPADYPQFFLNVSEDKLWDLINVNIAATNMMIRIVLPGMVQRRKGAIVNISSGFCCKPTPQMATYSSAKVYLDHFSRALHCEYAPKGIFVQSLLPFSITTNRDGYGEGVHLFSWLAPSVNVYVRHAISTLGISSRTPGYWIHSMQFLFVQYIPEWLWIWGATLMNNRLSKCATLKS